The Candidatus Hydrogenedentota bacterium genome has a window encoding:
- a CDS encoding SUMF1/EgtB/PvdO family nonheme iron enzyme, whose protein sequence is MAAAATGAELDALEVETVLIRGGTFTMGTPIKNKRHDEYHEDEAPLEIQLRDFRIGKYPITAKQMCLFLNSADAKSYKPDDLYRFHNYTQSGIDEVLNSTITVENGKCAPRPGAENSPANCVTWKGAVLYCGWLAKETGRHFRLPTEAEWEFAARGTEERLWPWGAMKPSAKHGQRYTAEYWETPAVGSHPANATPDGVCDMLAYMIGEWCCNKMVKTRTVANVMDTTTDLTDLMTFRASRGYFQRELNKKMTLFRWYFMSVEYHQGKSWTCVYDQPIGHTEMNGFRVLEEIHE, encoded by the coding sequence TTGGCTGCCGCCGCCACCGGCGCGGAACTGGATGCGCTCGAGGTGGAAACCGTGCTAATCCGCGGCGGCACGTTTACGATGGGAACGCCAATTAAGAATAAACGCCATGACGAGTACCACGAAGATGAAGCACCCTTAGAAATACAATTGCGCGACTTCCGAATAGGGAAGTACCCAATCACCGCGAAACAAATGTGTCTTTTCCTGAATTCAGCGGACGCGAAGTCATATAAACCCGACGATCTATACCGTTTCCACAACTATACTCAGAGCGGAATTGACGAAGTTCTCAATTCGACAATCACTGTCGAAAATGGCAAGTGCGCGCCACGACCTGGCGCGGAGAATTCCCCGGCCAACTGTGTTACCTGGAAAGGTGCGGTCCTGTATTGCGGTTGGTTGGCCAAGGAGACTGGGCGACATTTTCGATTGCCAACCGAAGCGGAATGGGAATTCGCAGCGCGCGGAACAGAAGAGCGATTGTGGCCGTGGGGCGCAATGAAGCCAAGTGCAAAACATGGCCAACGGTATACGGCTGAATACTGGGAAACCCCCGCCGTGGGAAGCCATCCGGCAAATGCAACACCGGACGGCGTTTGCGACATGCTTGCTTACATGATTGGGGAGTGGTGCTGCAATAAGATGGTCAAGACACGGACCGTGGCAAACGTCATGGATACCACTACCGATTTGACAGACTTGATGACTTTTCGCGCGTCGCGCGGTTACTTTCAGCGAGAGCTCAATAAGAAGATGACGTTGTTTCGATGGTATTTCATGTCGGTAGAATACCACCAGGGCAAATCTTGGACCTGTGTATACGATCAGCCGATCGGACATACCGAGATGAACGGTTTTAGGGTTCTGGAAGAGATTCACGAGTGA
- a CDS encoding glycoside hydrolase family 9 protein encodes MRCILCVAFLFVCAIAAMAADDPLSCRTFDADWSIDPGKGAAEWAQEAGAIDPTRAYIVECKTSTKRGRVWLKAIEIDASGAVVQEASTEPLLFGSDARWLVLQFQPHPRTAALRIVGGGDVAATFSSLRVLPFSPRVLGNADFTLPLDRKNRISLWNQETANVLPAPAVGKAALDPSSGHAKPGSILSIAAGGACALSSIDYPVPAWTDQFRAEAFVKSEGGGSAQVALIWSTDSAQEVIHVDYGPKEAAADWQRITMPPASPPPSAKTVRVALIAYDGTVRFDDADLVSEPPKAPVVRVLTNQAGYGDDDPKCCVVMTNAVPRSGVANAFAVNDAKGQAAHQGWLNYEGRMIGGGGADWGWYFWRADFSDLKQAGAYTVQATLGELTGHSHPFDVAYSRLFYATAKPCVDFFFVQRCGGDVPGWHKPCHMDDAKLPDGTHRDLTGGWHSAGDYNKLSWEYGDGGVTYALATLVESDPEYCSRFNRDEANYEDAMEEAQWGAAYLAKLQRDDGGFLKDVQQGPDRATWMNWAAPDAHTDNVRGTADDPIVLEGEGHSPLAIGAWAKLSALLKERQTENDYLERAFKAWEYAAAKADGDPLLLISTVDLFVVTKDGHFRDHARKSVETILANAPAEGLLGGGYAGSGDVPAAALAHFVIKMPGDSLKSAIKTRLKIHIDAVVAEPNNAFGISRQKFGSDGFYFEPSSSYGHNFEYLCRAWSAAKVHTAIKDRRALAYALDQINFVLGANPYGLCMMEGVGTVNPPRYHHRYIKIPGRELGKVPGTIPNGFVRDMIGSDRPGFDLSLGGREYPSYRTSEPWLVHNMFYLLAVTALHEARI; translated from the coding sequence ATGCGATGTATCCTGTGTGTTGCTTTCCTTTTCGTGTGCGCTATCGCGGCGATGGCCGCGGACGATCCGCTGTCGTGCCGGACGTTCGACGCGGATTGGTCCATCGATCCCGGCAAGGGGGCGGCGGAGTGGGCCCAGGAAGCGGGCGCGATCGATCCGACGCGGGCGTATATCGTCGAATGCAAAACGAGCACGAAGCGCGGACGGGTGTGGCTGAAAGCGATCGAGATTGACGCATCGGGTGCGGTGGTCCAGGAAGCGAGCACCGAACCGCTCCTGTTCGGGTCGGATGCCCGCTGGCTCGTCTTGCAGTTTCAGCCGCATCCGCGCACGGCGGCGCTGCGGATCGTGGGCGGCGGCGATGTTGCGGCAACATTCTCGTCACTCCGCGTGCTGCCGTTTTCTCCGCGCGTGTTGGGCAACGCGGACTTCACCCTGCCGCTCGATCGCAAGAACCGCATTTCGTTGTGGAACCAGGAGACCGCGAATGTGCTGCCTGCGCCAGCCGTAGGAAAGGCCGCGCTCGATCCATCGTCCGGACACGCGAAGCCGGGGAGCATTCTTTCGATTGCGGCGGGGGGCGCGTGCGCGCTGAGTTCGATCGACTATCCCGTGCCGGCGTGGACGGATCAGTTCCGTGCGGAGGCGTTTGTGAAATCCGAAGGGGGAGGATCGGCGCAGGTTGCGTTAATTTGGTCGACCGATTCGGCGCAAGAGGTGATACACGTCGACTACGGGCCGAAGGAGGCCGCGGCGGATTGGCAGCGCATCACGATGCCGCCCGCGTCGCCGCCGCCCTCCGCGAAGACCGTGCGTGTCGCGCTGATTGCGTACGACGGCACGGTGCGATTCGACGATGCGGACCTCGTGAGCGAACCGCCGAAGGCGCCCGTGGTGCGCGTGTTGACGAATCAAGCGGGGTATGGCGATGACGATCCGAAGTGTTGCGTCGTGATGACGAACGCTGTGCCGCGGTCCGGCGTGGCGAACGCGTTTGCGGTGAATGACGCGAAGGGCCAGGCGGCGCACCAAGGTTGGCTGAATTACGAAGGGCGCATGATAGGGGGCGGCGGCGCGGACTGGGGCTGGTACTTCTGGCGCGCGGATTTCAGCGATCTGAAGCAGGCCGGCGCGTACACGGTTCAGGCTACGTTGGGAGAGTTGACGGGCCACTCGCACCCGTTCGACGTCGCGTATAGCCGGCTCTTCTATGCGACGGCAAAACCGTGCGTGGATTTCTTCTTCGTTCAGCGTTGCGGCGGCGACGTGCCGGGGTGGCACAAGCCGTGCCACATGGACGATGCGAAATTACCGGACGGCACGCACCGCGATTTGACAGGTGGTTGGCACAGCGCGGGAGACTACAACAAGCTTTCGTGGGAGTATGGCGACGGCGGGGTCACGTATGCGCTCGCGACGCTGGTGGAATCGGACCCCGAGTATTGTTCGCGGTTCAATCGCGATGAAGCGAATTACGAAGATGCGATGGAAGAGGCGCAGTGGGGCGCGGCGTATCTCGCAAAACTGCAGCGGGACGACGGTGGGTTTTTGAAGGATGTTCAACAGGGGCCGGACCGCGCGACGTGGATGAATTGGGCGGCCCCGGACGCGCACACGGACAACGTGCGCGGGACGGCGGACGATCCGATTGTGTTGGAGGGCGAAGGACATTCGCCGCTGGCGATCGGGGCGTGGGCAAAGTTGAGCGCGCTGTTGAAGGAACGGCAAACCGAGAACGATTATCTCGAGCGCGCATTCAAGGCGTGGGAGTATGCGGCTGCAAAGGCGGACGGCGACCCGCTGCTGTTGATCAGCACAGTGGATTTGTTCGTTGTTACGAAGGACGGACATTTCCGCGACCACGCGCGCAAGAGCGTCGAGACGATTCTTGCGAATGCGCCCGCGGAGGGGTTGCTTGGCGGGGGGTATGCGGGAAGTGGGGACGTTCCGGCGGCGGCGCTGGCGCACTTCGTGATCAAGATGCCCGGCGATTCGTTGAAGTCGGCAATCAAGACGCGGCTGAAGATCCATATCGATGCCGTTGTTGCCGAACCGAACAATGCGTTTGGTATTTCGCGGCAGAAGTTTGGCAGCGATGGATTCTATTTCGAGCCATCGTCGTCGTACGGGCACAATTTCGAGTACTTGTGCCGGGCGTGGTCGGCTGCAAAGGTGCATACCGCGATTAAGGACCGGCGGGCGCTGGCGTATGCGCTCGATCAGATCAATTTCGTGCTTGGCGCGAACCCTTATGGCCTTTGCATGATGGAAGGCGTGGGCACGGTGAACCCGCCGCGGTATCACCATCGCTATATCAAGATTCCGGGACGGGAACTGGGCAAGGTGCCCGGCACGATTCCGAACGGGTTTGTGCGCGACATGATAGGCAGCGACCGCCCGGGATTCGATCTGTCTCTGGGCGGCCGCGAGTATCCGTCGTACCGGACCAGCGAGCCGTGGCTGGTCCATAATATGTTCTATCTGCTGGCGGTCACCGCGCTCCACGAGGCGCGGATATAA
- a CDS encoding DUF4097 family beta strand repeat protein translates to MMLSSGAFAQSSPKESAPSTVFDTVTRWLTVLGEKTEDLLAPRFGHIGDAGKSPWDGLTPYTREFEESYPVRPTCTVSITRDVGEGLVRVMTWDNPVVRVHITATVGAEKAETAQQLADDLKISISPSPELVGIAVEQPGPSDAGKTAIKLDYEITVPAGASVMCKNEWGDTEIDGVTGAVDIDSQFGAVDLRNIGGAVRARAWGEFPLRAYQLRQGGAFELQGTQSEFAGVSGALKISNFMGNVMVRELPAETELDVTCESGPIEVFVPENAAPEISASVAYGAVNSEIQLTQTKRGDLVIARGGTVGSKQRVSLHASFNAITIHQEGVKPQAPSPAREGGELVVTNTEQSIEIPAGAEVSVNAVVGDVRVTPTESAQLTVRARLVVQMQSNANAKAAIEALNVRCELIDGRAMLTTAVRDNMAALGCTRYRIDLDVQCPRASPVRLSSDSGYTSITDMSGPIVVEQGKGSVTLEQCNREAGDVLVTIQEGDIVVKECAGPLTATTQQGSVETTSVSGKQVIKAVQGRATVDLPKGELDVACTGGDAIVLANEGVLGDYKVNVEQGNIRLLVPDTADATLFVTATNGQVNSNKVRLSGSVLGDKREFSGPIGAGRFRVDLRVTGGSVNID, encoded by the coding sequence GTGATGTTATCTTCAGGCGCATTCGCACAATCATCGCCGAAGGAGTCCGCGCCCTCCACCGTTTTCGATACGGTCACGCGCTGGCTGACGGTCCTAGGCGAAAAGACGGAGGACCTGCTCGCTCCACGGTTTGGGCATATCGGCGACGCGGGTAAATCGCCGTGGGACGGGTTGACGCCGTACACGCGCGAGTTCGAAGAGAGTTATCCTGTGCGGCCGACGTGCACCGTATCCATTACGCGCGACGTGGGCGAGGGGCTTGTGCGCGTCATGACGTGGGACAATCCGGTCGTGCGGGTTCACATCACCGCGACCGTGGGGGCGGAAAAAGCGGAGACGGCGCAGCAACTTGCCGACGATCTAAAGATTAGTATCTCCCCTTCGCCGGAGTTGGTCGGTATCGCGGTGGAGCAGCCCGGTCCGAGCGACGCGGGAAAGACGGCAATCAAGCTCGACTACGAGATCACGGTGCCGGCGGGCGCGAGCGTGATGTGCAAGAACGAATGGGGCGACACGGAAATCGATGGCGTGACGGGCGCGGTGGACATCGATTCGCAGTTTGGCGCGGTGGATTTGCGCAATATCGGCGGCGCGGTGCGCGCGCGCGCGTGGGGCGAGTTTCCGTTGCGGGCGTATCAATTGCGGCAGGGCGGCGCGTTCGAGTTACAGGGCACGCAGAGCGAATTTGCGGGGGTGTCGGGCGCGCTGAAGATCAGTAATTTCATGGGCAACGTGATGGTGCGCGAGTTGCCGGCGGAAACGGAACTCGATGTGACGTGCGAGAGCGGGCCGATCGAAGTGTTCGTGCCGGAAAACGCGGCGCCGGAGATATCGGCGAGCGTGGCGTACGGCGCGGTCAATTCCGAGATACAACTCACGCAGACCAAACGCGGCGACTTGGTGATTGCGCGCGGCGGGACAGTCGGTTCGAAACAGCGCGTGTCGCTGCACGCGAGCTTCAATGCCATCACGATTCACCAGGAAGGCGTCAAGCCGCAGGCGCCGTCGCCCGCGCGGGAAGGCGGCGAGCTTGTGGTAACGAACACGGAGCAATCGATCGAAATCCCGGCCGGGGCTGAAGTGTCGGTAAACGCGGTGGTTGGTGACGTGCGCGTTACGCCGACGGAATCGGCCCAGCTTACCGTACGCGCACGGCTCGTTGTGCAGATGCAGTCGAACGCGAATGCGAAGGCGGCCATCGAGGCGCTGAACGTGCGGTGCGAACTCATCGATGGCCGCGCGATGCTGACGACGGCGGTGCGCGACAACATGGCGGCGCTGGGGTGCACGCGGTACCGAATCGATCTTGATGTGCAGTGCCCGCGCGCGTCGCCTGTGCGGTTGAGTTCGGACAGCGGGTACACGTCGATTACGGACATGAGCGGCCCAATCGTCGTCGAACAGGGCAAAGGCAGCGTCACGCTCGAGCAGTGTAATCGGGAGGCCGGCGACGTATTGGTGACGATTCAGGAAGGCGACATCGTCGTGAAAGAATGTGCGGGGCCGTTGACGGCGACGACGCAGCAGGGTTCGGTGGAGACGACGAGCGTGTCGGGCAAGCAGGTGATCAAGGCGGTGCAGGGGCGCGCGACCGTGGACTTGCCGAAAGGTGAACTGGACGTGGCGTGTACGGGCGGGGACGCGATTGTGTTGGCGAATGAAGGCGTGTTGGGCGATTACAAAGTAAATGTCGAGCAGGGCAACATCCGGTTGCTGGTGCCGGACACGGCGGATGCGACGTTGTTCGTCACTGCGACGAACGGGCAGGTGAACAGCAATAAGGTGCGGTTGAGCGGGTCGGTGTTGGGAGATAAGCGGGAGTTCAGCGGTCCGATTGGCGCGGGGAGGTTTCGTGTGGATTTGCGTGTGACCGGGGGCAGTGTGAATATCGATTGA
- a CDS encoding sigma-70 family RNA polymerase sigma factor, with amino-acid sequence MHTDEVTRQGGGNMVEGQGIVQFHSAQAARLRVLGREGLPLKERSDEALMIDHAEGSEEAFAELCRRHNKNVLNYIFRMVQNRQIAEELTQEVFMALVRNAQRYEPRAKFTTYLYTIASNIVSKEWVRRKRRPRFLSLSAAWSWRKGPEDEYDPMEHVGDENADVLAAFQRGEISEAVNTALRELPEHQREAFVLRRFQDLSYEEIAIITDSPVGTVKSRVVRAERALRPLLARFRDYV; translated from the coding sequence ATGCATACTGACGAGGTGACGCGTCAGGGTGGAGGGAATATGGTGGAAGGGCAGGGGATAGTCCAATTCCACAGCGCGCAGGCAGCCCGGCTTCGGGTGCTTGGCCGCGAAGGGTTGCCGCTCAAAGAGCGTTCGGACGAGGCGTTGATGATCGATCACGCCGAGGGGTCCGAGGAGGCCTTCGCCGAACTCTGCCGGCGTCACAACAAGAACGTGTTGAACTACATCTTTCGCATGGTGCAGAACCGTCAGATTGCGGAGGAGTTGACTCAGGAAGTGTTCATGGCGCTGGTGCGCAACGCACAGCGTTACGAGCCGCGCGCGAAGTTTACGACGTATTTGTACACGATTGCGTCGAACATCGTGTCGAAGGAATGGGTGCGGCGGAAGCGGCGCCCGCGGTTCTTGAGTTTGTCGGCGGCCTGGAGTTGGCGCAAGGGGCCGGAGGACGAATACGACCCGATGGAGCATGTCGGCGACGAGAACGCGGACGTGTTGGCGGCGTTTCAGCGCGGCGAGATTTCCGAGGCGGTGAACACGGCGTTGCGGGAGTTGCCGGAGCACCAGCGCGAGGCGTTCGTGTTGCGGCGGTTCCAGGACCTGTCGTACGAGGAGATTGCGATCATTACCGACTCGCCGGTGGGCACGGTGAAGTCGCGGGTAGTCCGGGCGGAGCGCGCGCTGCGGCCGCTGTTGGCCCGGTTTAGGGACTACGTTTAA